CGGCGCGCCGGTATGGATGACGACCTCCGAATTCCTCTCGGCCCATGCGGCACGCGACGACACGGCGGGCTTCGACCGCGCCACGGGCATCGCCTTCTTCGCGAGGAACGGCCTCGACATCTCCGCCATCCCCGAGAAAATGCGCACCGGGAACTTCTATCGGCGCGGCGTGCCGGAACTGCCCCGCCACTATCGCCGGCTCATGCATGGCGACACGATCGCGATAGGCGGCCACGACTGGCGCGTGATCTGCGTGTTCGGCCATGCCCCGGAGCACGCGGCGCTTCACTGCGCATCGCTGGGCTTGCTCATCTCGGGCGACCAGGTCCTGCCGCGCATCACGACGAACGTGGGCGTCTGGGGCAGCCAGCCCGAGGCCAATCCGCTGCGCCTCTATCTCGACTCCTTCGGCCGCTTCGCGGACATTCCCGGCTCCGTGCGCGTGCTGCCCTCGCACGACCGCGTGTTCGAGGGCCTGCACGCCCGCATCATCCAGCTCGGCGCGCACCACGCCGAGCGCCTCGAGAAGCTCGCCATCGCCTGCGAGAACCCCGTCACCGCCTTCGACGTCCTGCCGGTGCTGTTCCGACGCAAGCTCGACGAGCACCAGATCGGGTTCGCGATGGGCGAGGCCATCGCCCACCTGCACTACCTCCACGCCGAGGGCAAGGTGAGGCGCATCGAGGAAGGCGGCGTGCGCCGGTTCGTGCGCTGCTGACACCTCGAACCGAAGCGCCGCGGAGAGCTGTCCGGAACGGTGAGTGCATCGAGGAAATGGGGCCCGCATGGGGACCTGAACGGCGCTTGCGTCGAGACGATGCGTCCCCGTGAGTGATACGGAGCACTTTTTTGGTTGGTGTTCTTTTTTCTATTCTGGCCGAATGAAGGTGCTACCGACATCGATGCCACTTGCACCTCTGGAGCGGCTCGGGCAGCGAGGCTAGAGGCAATTCAACTCGGCCAGAAAAGAAAAAAAACACCAACCAAAAAATGCTCCTGCACCCCCGAAGTGCAGCGGCCACTACCCAGTGACCATCCCGAGAGGTCCGGCGCCTGTCCGCTTCCGTGCTAGCTGAGCGACTTCATCGCGCCTTCGAGGCCGGAGAGCGTCACCGGGAACATGCGCCCGTCGAAGATCCGGCGGATGTTCTCGGTGGAGGCAGTCCAGTGCCAGTGTTCCTCCGGGGCCGGGTTCAGCCAGGCCGCGCGCGGCCAGGCGTGCAGCAGCCTCTCCAGCCACACGCGCCCGGCCTCGTCGTTCCAGTGCTCGACGCTGCCGCCGGGCTGCTCCAGCTCGTAGGGGCTCATCGCGGCATCGCCCACGAAGATCGCCTTGTAGTCGTGACCATACTTGCGCATCACGTCCGCCGTCGCGATGCGCTCCCGGCTGCGGCGCACGTTGTCCTTCCAGACCGACTCGTAAATGCAGTTGTGGAAGTAGAAGTGCTCGAGGTTCTTGAACTCCGCGCGCGCGGCGCTGAACAGCTCCTCGACGACCTGGATGTGGTCGTCCATCGTGCCGCCCACGTCGAGAAAGAGGAGCACCTTCACCGCGTTGTGCAGTTCCGGGACGATCTTCAGGTCCAGCCAGCCCGCGTTCCTGGCGGTCGAGCGGATGGTGTCGGGCAGGTCCAGCACCTCGGGGGCACCGGTGCGCGCGAAGCGACGCAGCCGCCGCAGCGCCAGCTTCATGTTCCTCACACCCAGCTCGCGGTCGGTGTCGTAGTCGCGGAACTCGCGCTGGTCCCAGACCTTCACGGCGCGCCGGTTGCGCGATCGGTCCTGCCCGATGCGTATGCCCTCGGGATTGTAGCCATACGCGCCGAATGGCGAGGTGCCGGCCGTGCCGATCCACTTGGAGCCGCCCTGGTGGCGCCCCTTCTGCTCCTCGAGGCGCTGGCGCAGGGTCTCCATCAGCTTCTCCCAGCCCCCCAGGGCATCCACGAGACGCTTTTCCTCCTCGGAGAGGTTGCGTTCCGCGAGTCTGCGCAGCCACTCCGCGGGAATGTCCTTCACCAGTTCGTCCGGGATGGACCCCACGCCCTTGAAGTACGCGGAGAAGGCAAGGTCGAACCGGTCGAACCAGGCCTCGTCCTTCACGAGCGCGGCACGCGAGAGCACGTAGAAGTCATCGACGCTTCCGGTCACCACGCCCGCCTGCAGCGCCTCGACGAGAGTCAGGAACTCCTTCACGCTCGCGGGCACCCCGGCTTTGCGGACGGTGAAGAAGAAGTCGATGAGCAAGGGCGTTACGCCGCTTTTTCGAGCATCGCCTTCAGGCGGTCGAGCGCGCCACCCCAGAAGCTCTTCTGCTTCTCGACGGCCCTGCGGTCGGCGAGCTTGCCGTGCTCCACCGTGACCTGGCTCTTGCCGGCGCCCTTCGGGTGGAAGGCCACGCCGACGCTCGATTTCCCCGCCGTCCACGTCATGTTCATGGACTTGCCGTCCCGGCAACGAGTCACCTGGACGGGCGCGTTGCCGAGCCACAGGGCGCGCATCGCCGGGTCCGCCCACGCGCCGTAGACGCGGCCGAGGCTCGCCTGGAGGGTTCGCGAGGCGCTGGCCGCGTAGCCGCGCGCATTCTGGTTCGCTTCGCGCAGCCCGCGCGCCTGCTCGTAGCCGACGGTGACCATCTGGCTCCACCACGAAGGCACGCCGTACCTGTCCGCGAGCATCGAGGCGATGGCCTTGTGGGGCATCGCGACGGCGCCCGCCTTGTCGAGAATCGCGAGCCACTGGTCCCAGGCCTTGCCGGTCGCCCTGGCCACCGCGTCCGTGCCGATCCCTGCGAGGCGCAGGGCTTCTCCGGGGACCTTGCGCAGAGCGCTCCGGGGCAAAGGTCTCCTTGACGCAGGTCCACTCCCCGCGGCTTTCTTCACCTCGGGTATCTTCGCCACAGGCTTTTTCGCGGCGGGTTTCTTCACCGCGGGCTTGCGCACTGCCGGCTTTCTCTGCGCGACCTTCCGGACGGCCGACTTCACGGCCGGCTTGCACTTCGTGGCCATGGATCTCCTCCGTGTCGCGTGCCGGGCCTAGCGGCCGCGGCGCTGCAGGAAAAGCAGTTGCTCGAACAGGTGGACGTCCTGCTCGTTCTTGAGGAGGGCGCCGTAGAGCGGCGGGATGGCCTGCTGGTGGCCGTCGCTGCGCAGGGCTTCCGGCGGGATATCCTCGGCCAGCAGGAGCTTCAGCCAGTCGAGGAGCTCGGAGGTCGAGGGCTTCTTCCTGAGCCCCGGCATCTCGCGGATGCCGAAGAAGCTCTCCAGCGCCGCCTGCACGAGCTGCTTGCGGATGCCGGGGAAATGGACGTCCACGATGGCCTGCATCGTTTCCTTGTCGGGGAAGCGGATGTAATGGAAGAAGCAGCGGCGCAGGAACGCGTCCGGCAGCTCCTTCTCGTTGTTCGAGGTGATGAGGATCACCGGCCGATGGCGTGCCTTCACCGTCCGGCGCGTCTCGTACACGTGGAACTCCATGCGATCGAGCTCGCGCAGCAGGTCGTTGGGGAACTCGATGTCGGCCTTGTCGATCTCGTCCACCAGCACCACCGCCTGCTCCCCGCTTTCGAACGCCTCCCAGAGCACGCCCTTCACGATGTAATTGGCGATATCGCCCACCTTGGCGTCGCCGAGCTGTGAATCGCGCAGGCGCGAAACGGCGTCGTATTCGTACAGGCCCTGCTGCGCCTTCGTGGTGGACTTGATGTGCCACTGGTAGAGCGGCATGCCCAGCGCCCGAGCCACCTCCTCGGCGAGCATCGTCTTGCCCGTTCCCGGTTCCCCCTTGATGAGGAGCGGGCGCTGCAGGGTGACGGCCGCATTGACCGCGATCTTCAGGTCGTCGTCGGCGATGTAGGTGTCGGTGCCCTCGAATCTCATGCCGGGAAGTATAGCGGCCCGTTAACCCCCTTGCCTCCGCCGCCCGTTAAACTCGGTACCAAACCCGACAAAGGAAGCCGCCGTGTCCCACCCCGTTCGTCCGATCCTGGCCGCCATGCTCGCGGCACTTGCCGTACCCGCCGCCGCCGAAACGGCCGTGACCCTCTATTCCAGCGCCCAGCCCGGCACGCTCTCCCCGCAAACCTTCGGCTCCGGGGGAGAAGGCATGACGGTGCCCGGATACGCCCTGGTGCGCGAGGACCGCCGTTTCGAGCTCAAGGCCGGGCGCAACGTGCTTCGCGTGCCTGATGTGCCCTCGCTGATCGACCCCACCACCGTTTCCTTCGCCTCCCTCACCGATCCGAAGGCCACGCGCGTCATCGAGCAGAGCTTCGAATTCGACCTCACGAGCACCCAGAAGCTGCTCTCCCGCTATCTCGACCGCGAGATCACCGTCGAGCAGCAGCGGGGCCAGGGCGTCGGTACCTTCACCGGTACGCTGGTCGGAACCCAGGGCGGGCTGACCCTAAAGGCTGCCGACGGGACCGTGCGCGTGGTGAACGGATACTCGGGCGTGACGCTCCCGAGCCTGCCCGGCGGGCTCATCAGCAAGCCCACGCTCGTCTGGGACATCGATGCCGGCAAGGCCGGCACGCACGAGGCACGCATCACTTACCAGACGGGCGGCATCACCTGGTGGGCCGACTACAACCTCACGTATTCGGAGCCGGAGCCCGGCAAATGCCGGCTCGACGTCGGCGCATGGGTCACGATCGTGAACCAGTCTGGCGCGGCCTACGTGAACGCGAAGCTGAAGCTCGTCGCGGGCGACGTGCAGCGTGCGCCTGCTCGCCTCCAACCTGCGGCCGCCCCCGCGATGCTGGCCCGCACCCAGGAGTCGAAGGCGCAGGGCTTCGAGGAAAAGGCCTTCTTCGAGTACCACCTCTACACCCTGGGACGTCCGGCAACGCTCGCACAGAATTCCACCAAGCAGATCGAACTCTTTCCCACCGCCGCCGGCGTCGGCTGCGAGAAGTCGCTCGTGTATTACGGGCAGGGCTTCAACTATCCCGCCTACGGCTCGCCGATGACGGACCGCAACTTCGGCATCCGGTCCAACAGGAAGGTCGACGTCTACCTGCGCGTGAAGAACTCGCAGTCCAACGGCCTGGGCATGCCGCTGCCCGCGGGAAAGCTGCGCGTCTCGAAACGGGACGAGGCCGACGCGAGCCTGGAGTTCATCGGCGAGGATCTGATCGACCACACGGCGCGCGAAGAGACGGTGCAGGTGAAGCTGGGCTCGGCGTTCGACGTCGTGGGCGAAAGGAAGCAGCTCGACTATCGCATCGACACGACAGCCAAGTGGATCGAGGAGGAAATCGAGGTCCGCGTGCGAAACCAGAAGCCCGACGAAACGGTGGCGGTCGTCGTGAGGGAAAGCCTCTACCGATGGTCGAGCTGGTCGGTCACGAGAAAGACCCACGACTACGAGAAGCAGGATTCGCGCACGATCCATTTCCCGGTTCGCATCGCGCCCAAGGGCGAGGCGGTCGTGCGTTATACGGTCAGGTACACCTGGTAGTCCGGGCGACTGGCGGGCTGTAAAAGGAAAGGGGCAGCCGAAGCCGCCCCTTTCTTCGCTCAGGCGCGTTCAGCCCTTGCCGATCACCGCGCACGCGAGCCGCGGACCGGCATTGCCAGCGGGTTGGCTCTTGTAGTCGTCCGGATCGCGATGGACGATCAGCCCCTTGCCGATGATGTCCGTCGCCCCTGAACCGACTGTGAAGCCCGTCACCTCGAACGAGAATGAAGCGGCTCCGTAGGCGTCGGCGCGCACGTTCGGCATGTCACCGGCATGATGCACACCGCCGTCGTGGTGGCCGTGGGCCTTCGCGAGGGGGTTGAAGTGCCCGCCGGCGCTCATTCCGTCCCCGGAACTGCAGTCACCCTTCTCGTGCACGTGGAAGCCGTGCTCCGAACCCGCCTTCAGGCCCGAAAGGGTGCCCGACACCTTCACCGAGGTGGCGCGCTGCTCGAAAGTGACCGTGCCGCGAACCGAATTGCCCTTGGTCGGCTCGAGGTTAGCGACCGCCTTGGGTCCCGGCGCGCCGCCCATCGAGGCACATCCGGCCACGAGCGCGCAGGCAACCAGCAGGGAAGGATTGGCCTTCATCGTCGCTCCTCAGGACTTCTTGGCCGGCGCCTTGTCCGCGGGCTTCGCGGGCGCGGCGCCCTTTGCCGGAGCTGCAGGCGCCGGCGAAGCCGCAATCGGCGTGGGCTTCGGAACGGGCTTGCCGGCCTTCTTCATGTTGGCCTGGAAGTTCTTCACGGCCACGCCGTCGGCGGCCTCCTTCGCGGCCTTGCCCTTCGCGGCGGTCTCGGCGTCCTTCGCCTTCTTTTCCTCTGCGGCGGCCTTGCCCTTCTCGTCGAGGGGCGGTGGTGGCGGCAGCTTCGCCTGGGCGGTGAATGCGATACCGAGCAAGAGGGCTGCGGCCACTGAAGCGATTCTCGTCTTCATGATCAGTCTCCCGTGGCCGGTTGGGCGGTGCCCGCGACGAACTTCTCCGGTCGCTTGCCGGCCTTGACCTCCTCGTACCAGTACTGGTGGTGCTCGCGGGCCCAGGTCTCGTCGACCAGGCCGGTCTTCATGGCATTCAGCGCGCCATGCATCCCGATCGTGCCGAGGTAGATGTGGCCGGTGGCCAGGGCCATGCCGGCAATCGCGCAGATGCCGTGGATGAGGTTCGCGATCTGCATTGCCTCGCGCCCCTGGTTCCAGTTGGGGAAGTTGAGGATAACGCCCGTCACTGCCATCACGGAGCAAAGCCCCACGACCAGGAACCAGAAGATCCCCTTTTCGCCGGCGTTGAACCTTCCGCTGGGCACGTGCTCGCCCGAGAGCAGGCCGCCGAACTTGCCCAGCCAGGCGCCGTCGTAGGCTTTCCAGGTGTTGTCGCGGATGAAGATCACGATGAATATCACCAGGGAGAAGATGAAGAGCGGGCCCACGAAGTTGTGCAGGTTCTTCCCGAGCACGGTGATCGTGGAGAACGCCGCGTACCCCACGATCGGCAGGATGAGGAACTTGCCGAAGAGGAGAACGATGCCGGTGAGCGCCAGGACGACGAAGGAAAGCCCCATCGTCCAGTGCGCCACGCGCTCCACGCTCGAGAAGCGCTCGATGAGCCGCCCCGTGAGCGGGTCGTGGGTCTTGATGGGGCCCTTGGCCAGGTAGAAAAGGGCCAGGATCACGAACGGGATGAGCAGGAAGATGCCGCCGTAGAACGTGACCGGCCCGTTGCGCAGGGCCCGCCACTCGCGACCGCCGCCCTGGATGAGGACATTGGTTTCTCGACCGGGCACCGAAGCGTACTGGCTCTTGGTGCTGACATCGCTCCAGGACGGCGGATTGTTCCAGCCCGGCACCGCGGTGGAGCCGGGCGCCGGCGCAGGCGCCGGAGCGGCCGCCGCTGGGGCCGGTTGCTGGCCGGGGGCCGCCGGCTGCTGCGCTGTTGCCGCGGACGGAAGCCATGCGGCCAATGCAAGAACGAATGCGCCGATTCCCTTGGCATATCTGGTCATCATCATGGTGTCTCCCGGTCTATTTCTTCTCGGCGGCCGCCATCGCGCGCACGTAGTCGTTCTGCTTCTGGGTACGCGCTGCGAGCGACTGTTCCCACTTGGCCTTGTCGCCCTTGAACTCGTCGCCGGCATAGGGTTTCTGGTCCTCCTTGCCTGCGTAGGTTTTCCCGGGTTCCTGGGATATTTCCGTGCATCCGCCGAGCCAGCATGCCGCCGACAATGCGACAGCGATCGCGAGCGTTCTCATGTCTTTCCTCCCGGTTGATCGGAAACCTTGGCGCTGCCCCCGTAGGCCATCGACCAGCCCCAGATCTCCTCGCCCTTGCCGCGCGTGACGACGCGGTACTTGTAGATCTTCGTGATCACCTCGGCGTCGCCCGCGAGCAGTGCCTTGGTGGAGCACATCTCGGCGCACGCAGGCAGCTTGCCCTCGGCCAGGCGGTTGCGGCCGTACTTGCGGTATTCCTCGGCGGAGTTGTTCTCCTCCGGGCCGCCCGCGCAGAAGGTGCACTTGTCCATCTTGCCGCGCAGGCCGAAAGCGCCGGCCTGCGGGAACTGCGGCGCGCCGAAGGGGCAGGCATAGAAGCAGTAGCCGCATCCGATGCACAGGTCCTTGTCGTGCAGGACCAGCCAGTCCTCGGTCTTGTAGAAGCAGTCGACCGGGCAGACCGCCATGCAGGGCGCATCCGAGCAGTGCATGCACGCCACCGAGATGGAACGCTCGCCGGGCTTGCCGTCGTTCACCGTCACCAGCCGGCGCCGGTTCACGCCCCATGGAATCTCATGCTCGCTCTTGCACGCCGTCACGCAGCCGTTGCACTCGATGCAGCGCTCGGCGTCGCAGATGAATTTCATTCTGGCCATTTGTGTGTCTCCTCTATCCGTGGCGGTGCGCTAGGCGCGCTCGATCTGGCACAGGGTGGTCTTCGTCTCCTGCATCATCGTGACCGAGTCGTAGCCGTAGGTCGTCGCGGTGTTCACGGCCTCGCCCCGGACGATCGGCGCCGCCCCGTCCGGGTACTTGTCCAGCAGGTCCTTGCCCTGCCACCAGCCCGCGAAGTGGAATGGAATCCAGGACACGCCCTGCCCGACCCGCTCGGTCACCAGCGCGCGTACCTTGAGCCGTGCCCCGGTGGGCGTGCCGACCCAGACGAAGTCCCAGTACTTGATGCCGCGGGCCTCGGCGTCCTTCGGGTTGATCTCCACGAAGTTCTCCTGCTGCAGCTCCGCGAGCCACGGGTTGGAACGGGTCTCCTCGCCGCCGCCCTCGTACTCGACCAGGCGCCCGGAGGTAAGCACGATCGGGAATCTCTCGTGCACCTTTTCGGCGATGTTCTTCTGCTGCGCGGTCTTGTAGAGCGTAGGCAACCGCCAGAACGTCTTCTTGTCGTCGTGCGTCGGGTACTTGGCGACGAGATCCGGGCGGTTGGAGTAGATGGGTTCCCGGTGCAGCGGAATCGCATCCGGGAAGTTCCAAACGACGGCACGCGCCTTGGCGTTGCCGAACGGATGGCAACCGTGGTTCTTGAGGACCACGCGCTGGATGCCGCCGGAAAGGTCGTTCTTCCAGTTCTTGCCCTCGGCCTCCTTCTGTTCCTCGGGCGTGAGCTCGCTCCACCAGCCCAGCTTCTTCAGGAGCAGGTGGTCGAACTCGGGGTAGCCCGTCGTGATGTCCGCGCCCTTGGAGCACGAGCCGTCTTCGGCCAGGAGCGACACGCCGTCGCGCGAGATGCCGAAGTTGGCGCGGAAGTTCCCGCCGCCGTCCATCACGTGCTTGGACGTGTCGTATAGGTTGGTCGAGCCCGGGTGCTTGAGCGCGGCGTTGCCGTAGCAGGGCCACGGCAGGCCGAAGTAGTCGCCCGACAGGTCGTAGCCCGTTTCCTTGTCGACGACGGACGTCGTGCAACGAAGCGTCTTCGGGTCGAAGGCATCCATGTGGCGCATGTGGGCCTTGAGCCGCTCGGGCGACTGCCCCGTGTAGCCGATGGTCCAGGTGCCGGCGTTGATCTCGCGCAGCATGTCCTCGACGAGCGGCTCGTCCCAGCCGTCCTTGTCCTTCACCAGCTTGATGTTCTTCACGAACTCCTTCTCGAAACCGAACTTCTTCGCGAAGGCGTACATGATCGTGTGGTCGGGCTTCGACTCGAAGAGCGGCTCGATCACCTTCTCGCGCCACTGGATGGAACGGTTCGACGCCGTGACCGAGCCGCTGGTCTCGAACTGCGTCGCAGCCGGCAGCAGGTACACGCCCTCCTTGCGGTCGGGCATCACGGCGGAGGCCGAGGGGTACGGGTCGACGATGACCATCAGGTCGACCTTCTCCATGGCCGTCTTCATCTCCAGGCCGCGCGTCTGCGAGTTCGGCGCGTGCCCCCAGTAGATGACGGCGCGAAGGTTGCTGTCCTGGTCGATGAGCTCGTTCTTCTCCGTCACGCCGTCGATCCAGCGCGAGAGCGTCATGCCCGGCTTCTCCATCATCGCCTGCGAGGCGAAACGCGACTTCATCCAGTCGTAGTCGACGCCCCAGACGCGGCACCAGTGCTTCCAGGACCCCGCGACGATGCCGTAGTAGCCCGGCAACGAGTCGGGGTTGGGGCCGACGTCCGTCGCGCCCTGCACGTTGTCGTGACCGCGGTAGATGTTCGTGCCGCCGCCGGAGACGCCGACGTTGCCGAGCGCCAGCTGCACGATGCAGCTCGCGCGCACCATCGCGTTGCCGATCGAGTGCTGCGTCTGGCCCATGCACCAGATGATGGTGGACGGGCGGTTCTTCGCCATGGCCTCGGCGGCCGCGTAGACCTCGGCCTCGGGAACGCCGCAGGCCTCGGTCACCTTGTCCGGCGTCCACTTCTTCAATACTTCCTCGCGCACCTTCTCCATGCCGAAGACGCGGTCGTGGAGGTACTGCTTGTCCTCCCAGCCGTTCTTGAAGATGTGGTAGAGCATGCCGAAGAGCAGGGGCACGTCGGTGCCCGAGCGGAAGCGGATGTACTGGTCCGCCTTCGCCGCGGTGCGCGTGAAGCGCGGATCGGCCACGATCATCCGCGCGCCCAGCTCCTTGGCGTGCAGGCAGTGCAGCATCGAGACCGGATGGGCCTCGGCCGCATTGGACCCGATGAAGAACATGCACTTCGTGTTCATCAGGTCGTTGTAGGAGTTGGTCATCGCCCCGTAGCCCCAGGTGTTCGCCACGCCCGCGACCGTGGTCGAGTGGCAGATGCGCGCCTGGTGGTCCATGTTGTTCGTGCCGAACATCGACACGAACTTGCGGAACATGTAGGACTGCTCGTTGCTGTGCTTGGAGGAGCCGAGCCAGAACACCGCGTCGGGGCCGCTTTCCTTGCGGATCGCGAGCAGCTTGTCGCCGATCTCGTTGATGGCCTGTTCCCAGGTGATCTTGCGGTACTTGCCGTCGACCAGCTTCATCGGGGACTTGAGCCGGTGCGAATGCTCGGTCATGCCGTGCTCGCGCACCGATGCCCCCTTGGCGCAGTGAGCGCCGAGGTTGAGTGGCGATTCGAATACCGGTTCCTGGCGGACCCACACGCCGTCCTGCACCACCGCGTCGATGGCGCAGCCGACGGAGCAGTGGGTGCAGACCGTGCGCTTCACCTCGGCCTTGCCCTTGCCCGCGGCGGCGGCGTTGGCCTCGCCGATCATGTTGAGCGGCAGCTGGCTCGCGAACGCGGCAGCGCCGGCGGTGATGCCGGTCCCCTTGAGGAAGGCGCGGCGGTCGACGGTCTTCGCCCCGAGGGCGCCCATGGCGCGGGAAAGCGGATTGGTACGCTCGGCCCGGCCTTCGGATTTGCGGTTGAGCAGCATGGTCGGCCTCCTCAGATTTGCGTGGTCTTGTAGTACTTCAGGACGTGCTCGGAGACGTGATAGCCCCGCGGTTTGTCGGCGGCGGGAGCGGCTTGCTCCCCCGTGGCGATCTTCTGGCCCGCGACGACTGCCGCGGCGGCGCCGGCGCCACCGAGGCTCGCGTGAAGCAGGAATTTCCTGCGGCTGTTCGGCTTCATCTCGTTGTTCATGTCACGCCTCCTGTTTTCGCTTGTTGCCTGAGAATTCAATCCAGGTTGAACGACTCGTCTTCGATGCCGACGAAAGCCTCGCCGACGGCTGCGACCCTGCGATAGTAATTCGAGTCCGGGGCATCCTGAACCGCGGCGAGGAAACGGCCCGCCACCGGTTTCAAGTGCGTTTCGTAGAACCGCCTCTGCTGCGCGATGCTC
This Betaproteobacteria bacterium DNA region includes the following protein-coding sequences:
- a CDS encoding MBL fold metallo-hydrolase; this encodes MTDKSAVRYPFAEELPPPGQALCVAPGVWWIRMPLPFALDHINLWLLEDGDGWTVVDTGLGTSATWELWERLLPDAMGGRPVKRIVVTHYHPDHVGSAAWLESRTGAPVWMTTSEFLSAHAARDDTAGFDRATGIAFFARNGLDISAIPEKMRTGNFYRRGVPELPRHYRRLMHGDTIAIGGHDWRVICVFGHAPEHAALHCASLGLLISGDQVLPRITTNVGVWGSQPEANPLRLYLDSFGRFADIPGSVRVLPSHDRVFEGLHARIIQLGAHHAERLEKLAIACENPVTAFDVLPVLFRRKLDEHQIGFAMGEAIAHLHYLHAEGKVRRIEEGGVRRFVRC
- a CDS encoding VWA domain-containing protein, with product MLIDFFFTVRKAGVPASVKEFLTLVEALQAGVVTGSVDDFYVLSRAALVKDEAWFDRFDLAFSAYFKGVGSIPDELVKDIPAEWLRRLAERNLSEEEKRLVDALGGWEKLMETLRQRLEEQKGRHQGGSKWIGTAGTSPFGAYGYNPEGIRIGQDRSRNRRAVKVWDQREFRDYDTDRELGVRNMKLALRRLRRFARTGAPEVLDLPDTIRSTARNAGWLDLKIVPELHNAVKVLLFLDVGGTMDDHIQVVEELFSAARAEFKNLEHFYFHNCIYESVWKDNVRRSRERIATADVMRKYGHDYKAIFVGDAAMSPYELEQPGGSVEHWNDEAGRVWLERLLHAWPRAAWLNPAPEEHWHWTASTENIRRIFDGRMFPVTLSGLEGAMKSLS
- a CDS encoding MoxR family ATPase, translating into MRFEGTDTYIADDDLKIAVNAAVTLQRPLLIKGEPGTGKTMLAEEVARALGMPLYQWHIKSTTKAQQGLYEYDAVSRLRDSQLGDAKVGDIANYIVKGVLWEAFESGEQAVVLVDEIDKADIEFPNDLLRELDRMEFHVYETRRTVKARHRPVILITSNNEKELPDAFLRRCFFHYIRFPDKETMQAIVDVHFPGIRKQLVQAALESFFGIREMPGLRKKPSTSELLDWLKLLLAEDIPPEALRSDGHQQAIPPLYGALLKNEQDVHLFEQLLFLQRRGR
- a CDS encoding DUF4139 domain-containing protein, whose translation is MSHPVRPILAAMLAALAVPAAAETAVTLYSSAQPGTLSPQTFGSGGEGMTVPGYALVREDRRFELKAGRNVLRVPDVPSLIDPTTVSFASLTDPKATRVIEQSFEFDLTSTQKLLSRYLDREITVEQQRGQGVGTFTGTLVGTQGGLTLKAADGTVRVVNGYSGVTLPSLPGGLISKPTLVWDIDAGKAGTHEARITYQTGGITWWADYNLTYSEPEPGKCRLDVGAWVTIVNQSGAAYVNAKLKLVAGDVQRAPARLQPAAAPAMLARTQESKAQGFEEKAFFEYHLYTLGRPATLAQNSTKQIELFPTAAGVGCEKSLVYYGQGFNYPAYGSPMTDRNFGIRSNRKVDVYLRVKNSQSNGLGMPLPAGKLRVSKRDEADASLEFIGEDLIDHTAREETVQVKLGSAFDVVGERKQLDYRIDTTAKWIEEEIEVRVRNQKPDETVAVVVRESLYRWSSWSVTRKTHDYEKQDSRTIHFPVRIAPKGEAVVRYTVRYTW
- a CDS encoding superoxide dismutase family protein, which gives rise to MKANPSLLVACALVAGCASMGGAPGPKAVANLEPTKGNSVRGTVTFEQRATSVKVSGTLSGLKAGSEHGFHVHEKGDCSSGDGMSAGGHFNPLAKAHGHHDGGVHHAGDMPNVRADAYGAASFSFEVTGFTVGSGATDIIGKGLIVHRDPDDYKSQPAGNAGPRLACAVIGKG
- a CDS encoding formate dehydrogenase, with amino-acid sequence MLGIAFTAQAKLPPPPPLDEKGKAAAEEKKAKDAETAAKGKAAKEAADGVAVKNFQANMKKAGKPVPKPTPIAASPAPAAPAKGAAPAKPADKAPAKKS
- a CDS encoding formate dehydrogenase subunit gamma, with protein sequence MMMTRYAKGIGAFVLALAAWLPSAATAQQPAAPGQQPAPAAAAPAPAPAPGSTAVPGWNNPPSWSDVSTKSQYASVPGRETNVLIQGGGREWRALRNGPVTFYGGIFLLIPFVILALFYLAKGPIKTHDPLTGRLIERFSSVERVAHWTMGLSFVVLALTGIVLLFGKFLILPIVGYAAFSTITVLGKNLHNFVGPLFIFSLVIFIVIFIRDNTWKAYDGAWLGKFGGLLSGEHVPSGRFNAGEKGIFWFLVVGLCSVMAVTGVILNFPNWNQGREAMQIANLIHGICAIAGMALATGHIYLGTIGMHGALNAMKTGLVDETWAREHHQYWYEEVKAGKRPEKFVAGTAQPATGD
- a CDS encoding 4Fe-4S dicluster domain-containing protein, with the protein product MARMKFICDAERCIECNGCVTACKSEHEIPWGVNRRRLVTVNDGKPGERSISVACMHCSDAPCMAVCPVDCFYKTEDWLVLHDKDLCIGCGYCFYACPFGAPQFPQAGAFGLRGKMDKCTFCAGGPEENNSAEEYRKYGRNRLAEGKLPACAEMCSTKALLAGDAEVITKIYKYRVVTRGKGEEIWGWSMAYGGSAKVSDQPGGKT
- a CDS encoding molybdopterin-dependent oxidoreductase: MLLNRKSEGRAERTNPLSRAMGALGAKTVDRRAFLKGTGITAGAAAFASQLPLNMIGEANAAAAGKGKAEVKRTVCTHCSVGCAIDAVVQDGVWVRQEPVFESPLNLGAHCAKGASVREHGMTEHSHRLKSPMKLVDGKYRKITWEQAINEIGDKLLAIRKESGPDAVFWLGSSKHSNEQSYMFRKFVSMFGTNNMDHQARICHSTTVAGVANTWGYGAMTNSYNDLMNTKCMFFIGSNAAEAHPVSMLHCLHAKELGARMIVADPRFTRTAAKADQYIRFRSGTDVPLLFGMLYHIFKNGWEDKQYLHDRVFGMEKVREEVLKKWTPDKVTEACGVPEAEVYAAAEAMAKNRPSTIIWCMGQTQHSIGNAMVRASCIVQLALGNVGVSGGGTNIYRGHDNVQGATDVGPNPDSLPGYYGIVAGSWKHWCRVWGVDYDWMKSRFASQAMMEKPGMTLSRWIDGVTEKNELIDQDSNLRAVIYWGHAPNSQTRGLEMKTAMEKVDLMVIVDPYPSASAVMPDRKEGVYLLPAATQFETSGSVTASNRSIQWREKVIEPLFESKPDHTIMYAFAKKFGFEKEFVKNIKLVKDKDGWDEPLVEDMLREINAGTWTIGYTGQSPERLKAHMRHMDAFDPKTLRCTTSVVDKETGYDLSGDYFGLPWPCYGNAALKHPGSTNLYDTSKHVMDGGGNFRANFGISRDGVSLLAEDGSCSKGADITTGYPEFDHLLLKKLGWWSELTPEEQKEAEGKNWKNDLSGGIQRVVLKNHGCHPFGNAKARAVVWNFPDAIPLHREPIYSNRPDLVAKYPTHDDKKTFWRLPTLYKTAQQKNIAEKVHERFPIVLTSGRLVEYEGGGEETRSNPWLAELQQENFVEINPKDAEARGIKYWDFVWVGTPTGARLKVRALVTERVGQGVSWIPFHFAGWWQGKDLLDKYPDGAAPIVRGEAVNTATTYGYDSVTMMQETKTTLCQIERA
- a CDS encoding twin-arginine translocation signal domain-containing protein, with amino-acid sequence MNNEMKPNSRRKFLLHASLGGAGAAAAVVAGQKIATGEQAAPAADKPRGYHVSEHVLKYYKTTQI